One window from the genome of Variovorax sp. PAMC26660 encodes:
- the pstB gene encoding phosphate ABC transporter ATP-binding protein PstB yields MPNTVAQPSRSKISVKDLNFYYGKFHALKGINLEIPENKVTAFIGPSGCGKSTLLRTFNRMFELYPEQRAEGTIALDGENLLTSKQDVALIRAKIGMVFQKPTPFPMSIYDNVAFGVKLFESLSASEMDDRVEWALKKAALWTEVRDKLQQSGSGLSGGQQQRLCIARGIAIKPEVLLLDEPCSALDPISTAKIEELIAELKNEYTVVIVTHNMQQAARCSDYTAYMYLGDLIEFGATEQMFFKPQRKETEDYITGRFG; encoded by the coding sequence ATGCCAAATACCGTCGCACAACCGTCGCGCTCGAAGATCTCGGTCAAGGACCTGAACTTCTACTACGGCAAGTTCCACGCGCTCAAGGGCATCAACCTCGAGATTCCCGAGAACAAGGTCACGGCCTTCATCGGCCCGTCGGGCTGCGGCAAGTCGACCTTGCTGCGCACCTTCAACCGCATGTTCGAGTTGTACCCCGAGCAGCGCGCCGAGGGCACGATTGCCCTGGATGGCGAGAACCTGCTCACCTCCAAGCAAGACGTCGCCCTGATCCGAGCCAAGATCGGCATGGTTTTCCAGAAGCCGACGCCGTTCCCGATGTCGATCTACGACAACGTTGCCTTCGGCGTGAAGCTGTTCGAGAGCCTGAGCGCCAGCGAAATGGACGACCGCGTCGAATGGGCCCTGAAGAAGGCCGCCCTGTGGACCGAAGTGCGCGACAAGCTGCAGCAAAGCGGCTCGGGCCTGTCCGGTGGCCAGCAGCAGCGCCTGTGCATTGCGCGCGGCATCGCGATCAAGCCCGAAGTGCTGCTGCTCGACGAGCCGTGCTCCGCGCTGGACCCGATCTCGACCGCCAAGATCGAAGAGCTGATCGCCGAACTCAAGAACGAGTACACGGTGGTCATCGTCACGCATAACATGCAGCAAGCCGCCCGCTGCAGCGACTACACCGCCTACATGTACCTCGGCGACCTGATCGAGTTCGGTGCCACCGAACAGATGTTCTTCAAGCCGCAGCGCAAGGAGACCGAGGACTACATCACCGGCCGTTTCGGTTGA
- the phoU gene encoding phosphate signaling complex protein PhoU, producing the protein MTEKHLSSQFDSELNGVSSRVMELGGMVESQIHTAVYALLQFDPEAADRVMETEHRVNAMEIDIDRELSSIIARRQPTARDLRLLIAISKTTANLERVGDEANKIARMVKSIIQSGSARALPTTELRIAADLASGLLRTALDAFARLDTAAALSILKDDDLIDKEFDGFVRKLVTYMMEDPRTISASLDLLFLAKAIERIGDHAKNIAEFIIYIVKGADVRHTSMQEIESALQ; encoded by the coding sequence ATGACTGAAAAACACCTCTCCAGCCAGTTCGACAGCGAACTCAACGGCGTCTCGTCGCGCGTGATGGAACTCGGCGGCATGGTCGAGTCGCAGATCCACACGGCGGTCTACGCACTGCTGCAGTTCGACCCCGAAGCGGCCGACCGCGTGATGGAAACCGAGCACCGCGTCAATGCGATGGAAATCGACATCGACCGCGAGCTGTCGTCGATCATTGCGCGCCGCCAGCCGACCGCACGCGACCTGCGCCTGTTGATCGCCATCTCGAAGACCACCGCCAACCTCGAGCGCGTGGGCGACGAGGCCAACAAGATCGCGCGCATGGTCAAGTCGATCATCCAGAGCGGTTCGGCCCGCGCGCTGCCCACCACCGAGCTGCGCATTGCCGCCGACCTCGCCTCGGGCCTGCTGCGCACCGCGCTGGACGCTTTCGCGCGCCTGGACACGGCCGCGGCGCTGTCGATCCTGAAGGACGACGACCTGATCGACAAGGAGTTCGACGGTTTCGTGCGCAAGCTGGTCACCTACATGATGGAAGACCCGCGCACGATCTCCGCCAGCCTCGACCTGCTGTTCCTGGCCAAGGCCATCGAACGCATCGGCGACCACGCCAAGAACATCGCTGAGTTCATCATCTACATCGTCAAGGGTGCCGATGTGCGGCACACTTCGATGCAAGAAATCGAGTCCGCGCTGCAGTAA
- the phoB gene encoding phosphate regulon transcriptional regulator PhoB, translating to MKKPRVLIVEDESSIAELIAVNLRHNGFEPIWSEDGAAAQREIDAFLPDLILLDWMLPGQSGLQLARQWRKDPRTKAIPILMLTARGDEPDKVAGLDAGADDYITKPFSTQEMLARIRAVLRRRAPEVVTERVEIGELALDTSTHRVTWQGGALKVGPTEFKLLAYLMQHAERVHSRAQLLDKVWGDHVYIEERTVDVHVKRLRESLGAAAPMVETVRGAGYRLTAQVTV from the coding sequence ATGAAGAAACCCCGAGTCCTGATCGTCGAAGACGAGTCCTCGATCGCCGAGCTGATCGCCGTCAACCTGCGCCACAACGGCTTCGAGCCGATCTGGTCTGAAGATGGCGCCGCAGCCCAGCGCGAGATCGACGCCTTCCTGCCCGATCTGATCCTGCTCGACTGGATGCTGCCCGGCCAGAGCGGCCTGCAGCTCGCGCGCCAGTGGCGCAAGGACCCGCGCACCAAGGCCATCCCGATCCTGATGCTGACTGCGCGCGGCGACGAACCCGACAAGGTGGCCGGCCTCGATGCCGGTGCCGACGACTACATCACCAAGCCTTTTTCCACGCAGGAAATGCTGGCACGCATCCGCGCAGTGCTGCGTCGCCGGGCGCCGGAAGTGGTCACCGAACGCGTCGAGATCGGCGAACTGGCGCTGGACACCTCCACCCACCGCGTGACGTGGCAGGGCGGTGCGCTCAAGGTCGGGCCCACCGAGTTCAAGCTCTTGGCCTACCTGATGCAGCACGCCGAGCGCGTGCACAGCCGGGCGCAACTGCTCGACAAGGTGTGGGGCGACCACGTCTACATCGAAGAACGCACGGTCGACGTGCACGTCAAGCGCCTGCGCGAGTCGCTGGGTGCGGCCGCGCCGATGGTGGAAACCGTCCGGGGAGCGGGCTATCGCCTGACCGCCCAAGTCACGGTTTGA
- the phoR gene encoding phosphate regulon sensor histidine kinase PhoR gives MPFRIATFLIASLAIGAGAVGFFGWKFGWLGAWLGAVLWLGLDAWRAERLLQVLRNDAAGLPTRGPGVWGELSERIRKLLRDREQQTRQAEDRLQEFLAAIQASPNGVVLLDEQGRIEWCNETAASQFGIDAERDLAQHLANLVRDPAFVAYLASWNYSRDVVIDASGPGHAQLRSHPVRLSVQVHPYAGNRRMLLTRDITALEQAEAMRRDFVANVSHEIRTPLTVLAGFVETLQNLPLDADERTRYLALMGQQSHRMETLVNDLLTLSRLEGSAAPSGNQWIRTRALLAQCEDEGRGLSGRLAPLGHRLSFTIDAESEMSGAPTELQSAMSNLLSNAIRYTPGGGEVAVSWKVLPDGRGEYAVRDTGPGIAVEHIPRLTERFYRIDRSRSRETGGTGLGLAIVKHIAQRHGAELRIESTVGKGSRFALLFPAARVREARVLAK, from the coding sequence ATGCCCTTCCGAATCGCTACATTTTTAATAGCGTCTCTCGCAATAGGAGCGGGCGCCGTTGGCTTTTTTGGCTGGAAGTTCGGCTGGCTCGGTGCCTGGCTGGGCGCCGTGCTGTGGCTGGGCCTGGATGCCTGGCGCGCCGAACGGCTGCTCCAGGTGCTGCGCAACGACGCCGCCGGCCTGCCGACGCGGGGCCCGGGTGTGTGGGGCGAACTCTCCGAACGCATCCGCAAGCTGCTGCGCGACCGCGAGCAGCAGACCCGCCAGGCCGAAGACCGGCTGCAGGAATTCCTGGCTGCCATCCAGGCGTCGCCCAATGGCGTGGTGCTGCTCGACGAGCAGGGCCGCATCGAATGGTGCAACGAGACGGCGGCCAGCCAATTCGGCATCGATGCCGAGCGCGACCTGGCGCAGCACCTGGCGAACCTCGTGCGCGACCCGGCCTTTGTGGCGTATCTGGCTTCGTGGAACTACAGCCGCGATGTGGTCATCGATGCCTCCGGACCGGGCCATGCGCAACTGCGCAGCCATCCGGTGCGGCTGTCGGTACAGGTGCATCCCTATGCGGGCAACCGCCGGATGCTGCTCACGCGCGACATCACGGCGCTTGAACAGGCCGAGGCGATGCGGCGCGATTTCGTGGCCAACGTGTCGCATGAAATCCGCACGCCGCTCACCGTGCTGGCCGGCTTTGTCGAAACCCTGCAGAACCTGCCACTCGATGCGGACGAGCGCACCCGCTACCTCGCGCTGATGGGCCAGCAGTCGCACCGCATGGAAACGCTGGTGAACGACCTGCTCACGCTGTCGCGGCTGGAAGGCAGCGCGGCGCCTTCGGGCAACCAGTGGATCCGCACCCGTGCCTTGCTGGCGCAGTGCGAGGACGAAGGCCGTGGCCTGTCGGGCCGGCTGGCACCACTGGGCCATCGGCTGTCGTTCACCATCGATGCCGAGTCCGAAATGTCGGGCGCACCGACCGAGCTGCAAAGCGCGATGTCGAACCTGCTGAGCAACGCGATCCGCTACACACCCGGCGGCGGCGAAGTGGCCGTGAGCTGGAAGGTGCTGCCCGATGGACGCGGCGAGTACGCGGTGCGCGACACCGGTCCGGGCATTGCAGTCGAGCACATTCCACGGCTGACCGAGCGCTTCTATCGCATCGACCGCAGCCGCTCGCGGGAAACCGGCGGTACCGGCCTGGGGCTGGCGATCGTCAAGCACATCGCACAGCGGCACGGGGCCGAACTGCGCATCGAAAGCACGGTGGGCAAGGGCTCCCGCTTTGCGCTGCTGTTTCCGGCGGCACGCGTGCGGGAGGCGCGTGTGCTGGCGAAGTGA
- a CDS encoding MATE family efflux transporter yields MKGERGLIARHAGTVLVGQLAVMAFGVTDTIIAGRYSENALAALSVGAAIFISVYVSLMGVLQALLPVWAELHGGGRGSEVGRSVRQSLYLAGIAIVVGMAALLSPDAVLRLTQVPAEMRGEVEMYLTVLAFALAPSLLFRLFSTLSQSLGKPQLVTWLQLGSLFVKLPLSIWFTFGGAGLPAMGLVGCAWATLGVNWAMLACALWLLRSSPFYQSYRLWERIEKPDWRQIRQFARLGVPGGLAVLVEVTSFTLMALFIARLGTAAAAAHQIAANLMAVAYMVPLSLSIATSARVSYWLGAGDAAKARHTCRLGFELAVLCALLFATALVTLRFPLAHVYSDNPAVIALAAALMLPVAAFHMADAMQTLCVFVLRCYRVTMAPLVIYCTMLWGLGLGGSYLLAYRGLGPWEAMQSPLAFWIMSSVALALTALLFGTLLRWTMAKRAI; encoded by the coding sequence GTGAAAGGCGAGCGGGGCCTGATCGCGCGGCACGCAGGCACCGTGCTGGTCGGCCAGCTGGCCGTGATGGCATTCGGCGTGACCGACACCATCATCGCGGGCCGCTATTCCGAAAACGCACTGGCGGCCCTCTCGGTCGGTGCCGCCATCTTCATCAGCGTGTACGTCTCGCTGATGGGTGTGCTGCAGGCGCTGCTGCCGGTCTGGGCCGAACTGCACGGCGGCGGCCGCGGCAGCGAGGTGGGCCGTTCCGTGCGGCAGTCGCTGTACCTCGCCGGCATCGCCATCGTGGTCGGCATGGCGGCGCTGCTGTCGCCCGACGCGGTGCTGCGGCTGACGCAGGTGCCGGCGGAAATGCGCGGCGAAGTGGAGATGTACCTGACCGTGCTGGCCTTCGCCCTCGCACCGTCCCTGCTGTTCCGCCTTTTCAGCACGCTCAGCCAGAGCCTGGGCAAACCCCAGCTCGTGACCTGGCTGCAACTGGGCTCGCTGTTCGTGAAGCTGCCGTTGTCGATCTGGTTCACCTTCGGTGGTGCGGGCCTGCCAGCGATGGGGCTGGTGGGTTGCGCCTGGGCAACGCTGGGCGTGAACTGGGCCATGCTCGCCTGCGCGCTCTGGTTGCTGCGCAGCAGCCCCTTCTATCAAAGCTACCGGCTCTGGGAGCGCATCGAGAAGCCCGACTGGCGTCAGATCCGGCAGTTCGCGCGGCTGGGCGTACCCGGCGGCCTTGCGGTGCTGGTGGAGGTGACCTCGTTCACGCTGATGGCGCTGTTCATCGCGCGCCTGGGCACCGCCGCCGCAGCCGCCCACCAGATCGCCGCGAACCTGATGGCGGTGGCCTACATGGTCCCGCTGTCGCTCTCGATCGCAACCAGCGCGCGCGTGAGCTACTGGCTCGGCGCGGGCGATGCCGCCAAGGCCCGGCACACGTGCCGGCTGGGGTTCGAGCTGGCAGTGTTGTGCGCCCTGCTCTTCGCAACCGCGCTGGTCACGCTGCGCTTCCCGCTGGCCCATGTGTATTCGGACAACCCGGCCGTCATTGCGCTGGCCGCGGCACTGATGCTGCCGGTGGCCGCGTTCCACATGGCCGACGCGATGCAGACGCTCTGCGTGTTCGTGCTGCGCTGCTACCGGGTCACGATGGCACCGCTGGTCATCTATTGCACGATGCTGTGGGGCCTGGGCCTCGGCGGCAGCTATCTGCTGGCGTACCGCGGGCTGGGTCCCTGGGAGGCCATGCAATCGCCATTGGCGTTCTGGATCATGAGTTCGGTGGCATTGGCACTGACCGCCCTGCTCTTCGGCACGCTGCTGCGCTGGACGATGGCGAAGCGGGCCATCTGA
- a CDS encoding type B 50S ribosomal protein L31 produces MAKEGIHPNYREILFVDMSNGFKFVTRSCANTKEMGKTDDGRELPLFKLDTTSESHPFYTGTQKSVDNMGGRVEKFRNRFGKTTGAASK; encoded by the coding sequence ATGGCAAAAGAAGGCATCCACCCCAATTACCGCGAAATCCTGTTCGTCGACATGTCGAACGGCTTCAAGTTCGTAACCCGTTCGTGCGCGAACACCAAGGAAATGGGCAAGACCGACGACGGTCGCGAGCTGCCCCTGTTCAAGCTCGACACCACGAGCGAATCGCACCCGTTCTACACCGGCACGCAAAAGTCGGTTGACAACATGGGCGGTCGCGTCGAGAAGTTCCGCAACCGCTTCGGCAAGACCACCGGCGCCGCCTCCAAGTAA
- a CDS encoding oxidoreductase, protein MTPTPLRAGLVGYGFAGQTFHAPVLSAVPGLELAAVASSQPNKVHADWPGVAVVPDVSALLARADIDLVVVATPNAQHHPVAKAALEAGKHVVVDKPFTLDVAEARELELLAKRNNRVLAVYQNRRFDADFLTLKDVLASGELGRPVYLESHFDRFRPEVRERWREQAVPGSGLWVDLGSHLVDQAVQLFGRPDTLQLDTAALRDGALVEDYFHAVLRYESGPHAPLRVVLHATTLASHAAPRYIVHGTRGSYVKHGVDTQEDALREGQRPPAAGWGADPLDGEITVCDSNGAPQRRALPTRPGNYVDYYAAVRDAILGNGPNPVPPEQAVALMELLDVGRQSALEGRAINTSRP, encoded by the coding sequence ATGACCCCCACACCCTTGCGTGCCGGCCTCGTCGGCTACGGTTTTGCCGGTCAGACCTTCCATGCGCCGGTGCTTTCGGCCGTGCCCGGGCTCGAACTGGCGGCCGTGGCGAGCTCGCAGCCGAACAAGGTCCACGCGGACTGGCCGGGTGTTGCAGTGGTGCCCGACGTCTCGGCGCTGCTGGCGCGAGCGGATATCGACCTGGTCGTGGTCGCCACGCCCAATGCCCAGCATCATCCGGTCGCGAAAGCGGCCCTGGAGGCGGGCAAGCACGTGGTGGTGGACAAGCCTTTCACGCTCGATGTGGCCGAAGCCAGGGAACTTGAGTTGTTGGCTAAACGCAACAATCGTGTGCTGGCGGTCTACCAGAACCGGCGCTTCGACGCCGATTTCCTGACGCTCAAGGACGTGCTGGCGAGCGGCGAGCTGGGCCGCCCTGTGTATCTGGAATCGCATTTCGACCGTTTCCGGCCCGAAGTGCGCGAGCGCTGGCGCGAGCAGGCTGTGCCTGGATCGGGCCTGTGGGTGGACCTTGGCTCCCATCTGGTCGATCAGGCGGTGCAGCTCTTTGGTCGACCCGACACGCTGCAGCTCGACACCGCCGCGCTGCGCGATGGCGCGCTGGTCGAGGACTATTTCCATGCCGTGCTGCGCTATGAAAGCGGGCCTCATGCACCGCTGCGCGTGGTTTTGCACGCCACCACGCTGGCGTCCCATGCGGCGCCGCGCTACATCGTGCACGGCACGCGCGGCAGCTACGTCAAGCATGGGGTCGACACGCAAGAAGATGCGTTGCGCGAGGGCCAGCGGCCGCCGGCGGCAGGGTGGGGCGCCGATCCGCTCGATGGCGAAATCACTGTGTGCGACAGCAACGGCGCACCGCAGCGCCGCGCCTTGCCGACCCGGCCGGGCAACTATGTCGACTACTACGCCGCCGTGCGCGACGCCATTCTTGGCAACGGCCCCAATCCCGTGCCGCCCGAGCAGGCCGTCGCGTTGATGGAACTGCTCGACGTCGGTCGCCAGAGCGCTCTCGAGGGCCGCGCGATCAATACATCGCGCCCATGA
- the rho gene encoding transcription termination factor Rho yields the protein MHLNELKALHVSEVLKQAEALEIENVGRMRKQELMFAIIKKRAKAGEQVFADGVLEILPDGFGFLRSPDTSFTASTDDIYISPSQVRRFNLHTGDMIEGEVRTPKDGERYFALTKLDKVNDGPPEQNKHKVMFENLTPLFPKEQMKLERDGVKGEENITGRIIDIIAPIGKGQRALLVAPPKSGKTVMMQHIAHAISANYPDVHMMVLLVDERPEEVTEMQRTVKGEVIASTFDEPAARHVHVAEMVIERAKRLVELKKDVVILLDSITRLARAYNNVVPSSGKVLTGGVDSNALQRPKRFLGAARNVEEGGSLTIIGTALIDTGSRMDEVIFEEFKGTGNSEIHLDRRLYEKRVFPSIQLNRSGTRREELLLAPEILQKTRILRQLMYNMDEIESMELMLKNMKATKTNVEFFDMMRRGG from the coding sequence ATGCACTTAAACGAACTCAAGGCACTCCACGTGTCTGAAGTCCTCAAGCAGGCTGAAGCGCTTGAGATCGAAAACGTCGGCCGCATGCGCAAGCAGGAGCTGATGTTCGCGATCATCAAGAAGCGCGCAAAGGCCGGCGAACAGGTCTTCGCCGACGGTGTGCTCGAAATCCTGCCCGACGGCTTCGGCTTTCTGCGCAGCCCCGACACCAGCTTCACCGCAAGCACCGACGACATCTACATCTCGCCCAGCCAGGTGCGGCGTTTCAACCTGCACACCGGCGACATGATCGAAGGTGAAGTGCGCACGCCCAAGGACGGCGAACGCTACTTCGCGCTGACGAAGCTGGACAAGGTCAACGACGGCCCGCCCGAGCAGAACAAGCACAAGGTGATGTTCGAGAATCTGACGCCGCTGTTCCCCAAGGAACAGATGAAGCTTGAACGCGATGGCGTCAAGGGCGAAGAGAACATCACCGGCCGCATCATCGACATCATCGCCCCCATCGGCAAAGGCCAGCGCGCCCTGCTCGTGGCGCCGCCCAAGAGCGGCAAGACGGTGATGATGCAGCACATCGCCCACGCGATCAGTGCCAACTACCCCGACGTCCACATGATGGTGCTGCTCGTTGACGAGCGCCCTGAAGAAGTGACCGAAATGCAGCGCACGGTGAAGGGCGAAGTCATTGCTTCGACCTTCGACGAGCCCGCAGCGCGCCACGTGCACGTCGCCGAAATGGTGATCGAGCGCGCCAAGCGCCTGGTCGAACTCAAGAAGGACGTGGTGATCCTGCTGGACTCGATCACCCGCCTTGCCCGCGCCTACAACAACGTCGTGCCCTCGTCGGGCAAGGTGCTGACCGGCGGCGTCGATTCCAACGCGCTGCAGCGCCCCAAGCGCTTCCTGGGCGCCGCGCGCAACGTGGAAGAAGGCGGCTCGCTGACCATCATCGGCACCGCGCTGATCGACACCGGCAGCCGCATGGACGAAGTGATCTTCGAAGAGTTCAAGGGCACCGGCAACTCCGAAATCCACCTGGACCGCCGCCTGTACGAAAAGCGCGTGTTCCCGTCGATCCAGCTCAACCGCAGTGGCACACGCCGCGAAGAGTTGCTGCTGGCACCCGAGATCCTGCAAAAGACCCGCATCCTGCGTCAGCTCATGTACAACATGGACGAGATCGAGTCGATGGAGCTGATGCTCAAGAACATGAAGGCGACCAAGACCAATGTCGAGTTCTTCGACATGATGCGTCGCGGCGGCTGA
- the trxA gene encoding thioredoxin TrxA, protein MASELIKHISDSSFEADVLKSSQPVLVDYWAEWCGPCKMIAPILDEVSATYEGKLQIAKLNVDENRDIPAKFGIRGIPTLMLFKDGQLAATKVGAMSKAQLTAFIDQQLA, encoded by the coding sequence ATGGCCAGCGAACTCATCAAACACATCTCCGATTCCTCCTTCGAGGCCGACGTGCTCAAGTCCTCCCAGCCCGTGCTGGTCGACTACTGGGCTGAATGGTGCGGCCCCTGCAAGATGATCGCCCCGATCCTCGACGAAGTGTCGGCCACCTACGAAGGCAAGCTGCAGATCGCCAAGCTGAATGTCGACGAAAACCGCGACATCCCCGCCAAGTTCGGCATTCGTGGCATCCCCACGCTGATGCTGTTCAAGGACGGTCAACTGGCCGCCACCAAGGTCGGCGCAATGAGCAAGGCGCAACTCACGGCCTTCATCGACCAGCAACTCGCTTAA
- a CDS encoding PD-(D/E)XK nuclease family protein codes for MNEGHPVQALWCDPADGVVARIVRALAERQLHAARTVVLVPYAQLMGVARSMWARCGSPGFVPRFETTHNWARSAGGFVPTGYDIAHDMARDLVTAQALLSQAGFSAERFALAGRVVELAYQLAPLAAAVSPEERSAEWAQSASQVAEAGSESEWFRTESALIRIAVAWAANSGFATDVLMRESTRDQVDALIVLEGFQTDPLTQSLCTLWGDRALHLSLVPANALAEPAASHVALDPEDEAELAAACVLRHLAEDRAPVALVATDRALTRRISAQLKAQGIVTHDETGWKLSTTRAAAALMSALRACAHDAGSDQVLEWLKSGASGDALAVQSLEIRLRREGLRDWSAWCALVARTGEMKDATLRPFTDAIEARRAPMIRSRPLAEWLRALRELLEAGEQWEPLADDLAGGKVIGALWLDADAHGDDDDFPGGRHTLAEFTAWVRDVLEDASFVPPAGDQAPKVVVLPLYQLLGRAFGAVVIPGCDDRRLPASPEPPGNWSAAQRAELGLPSRDVLEAAQRAAWAAALHNPSCELLWRQSDATGEPVRPSPLVQALHLDHALQPAADPRTPREVLVQPTAYPTPSGALLPLQNISTSVYEDLRRCPYRFFALRQLGLRSADELDAEIDKRDFGNWLHAVLGHFHEALLETPTQDAQERAALIEAATQRATQELGLSDAEFLPFAAAWPAVRDGYLAWLVGHEATGAVFVEAEPWKEQPLGDLRLIGRLDRIDRAADGQAFVIDYKTESATVSKERVKDPTEDTQLAFYAALVADDTLRAAYVNVGEKSSGTQTVEQPAVVEARDALVAGIISDFTRIAQGAALPPLGEGAVCDYCAARGLCRKDFWSDEAPRLATACASPPPEGEAPPPWGGPAVGGNTK; via the coding sequence ATGAACGAAGGCCACCCTGTACAGGCCCTGTGGTGCGATCCCGCCGATGGCGTCGTCGCGCGAATCGTCCGCGCGCTCGCAGAGCGCCAACTGCACGCCGCGCGCACCGTCGTGCTCGTGCCCTATGCGCAATTGATGGGTGTTGCGCGCAGCATGTGGGCCCGTTGCGGCAGTCCCGGCTTCGTGCCGCGCTTCGAGACCACGCACAACTGGGCGCGCAGCGCGGGCGGCTTCGTGCCGACCGGCTACGACATCGCGCACGACATGGCGCGCGATCTGGTCACGGCACAGGCGCTGTTGTCGCAAGCCGGCTTCAGTGCCGAACGCTTCGCTTTGGCCGGCCGCGTGGTCGAACTGGCCTATCAGCTTGCACCGCTCGCGGCGGCCGTATCGCCGGAAGAGCGCAGTGCCGAATGGGCGCAGAGCGCTTCGCAAGTGGCCGAGGCCGGCAGCGAGTCCGAGTGGTTTCGCACCGAAAGCGCGCTGATCCGCATTGCCGTCGCCTGGGCCGCGAACTCGGGCTTTGCCACCGATGTGCTGATGCGCGAGTCCACGCGCGATCAGGTTGATGCGCTGATCGTGCTCGAGGGTTTCCAGACCGATCCGCTGACGCAGTCGCTCTGCACCTTGTGGGGCGACCGTGCCCTCCATCTCTCGCTGGTGCCTGCCAACGCATTGGCGGAGCCCGCCGCGTCGCACGTTGCCCTCGACCCCGAAGACGAAGCCGAACTCGCCGCGGCCTGTGTGCTGCGCCATCTCGCCGAAGACCGCGCACCGGTCGCGCTGGTCGCTACCGACCGTGCGCTCACGCGCCGCATCAGTGCCCAGTTGAAGGCGCAGGGCATCGTCACGCACGACGAAACCGGCTGGAAGCTCTCGACCACGCGCGCCGCCGCCGCGCTGATGAGCGCGCTGCGCGCCTGCGCCCACGACGCAGGCAGCGACCAGGTGCTTGAATGGCTCAAGAGCGGCGCCAGTGGCGACGCGCTGGCAGTTCAGTCGCTGGAAATACGCCTTCGACGCGAGGGCCTGCGTGACTGGTCGGCCTGGTGCGCTCTGGTGGCGCGCACCGGGGAAATGAAGGACGCGACGCTGCGGCCCTTCACCGACGCCATCGAGGCGCGCCGCGCCCCCATGATCCGCTCGCGGCCCCTGGCCGAATGGCTGCGTGCCCTGCGCGAGCTGCTGGAGGCTGGCGAGCAATGGGAGCCCCTCGCCGACGACCTCGCCGGTGGCAAGGTGATCGGTGCACTGTGGCTCGATGCAGACGCCCACGGCGATGACGACGATTTCCCCGGCGGCCGGCACACGCTCGCCGAGTTCACCGCCTGGGTGCGCGATGTGCTCGAAGACGCCAGCTTCGTGCCGCCCGCCGGCGACCAGGCACCGAAGGTCGTGGTCTTGCCGCTATATCAACTGCTGGGCCGTGCATTCGGCGCGGTGGTCATTCCCGGTTGTGACGACCGACGCCTGCCCGCGTCGCCCGAGCCACCCGGCAACTGGAGCGCGGCCCAGCGTGCCGAACTGGGCCTGCCTTCGCGCGACGTGCTCGAAGCCGCGCAGCGCGCGGCCTGGGCCGCGGCGCTGCACAACCCTTCATGCGAGCTTCTGTGGCGCCAGTCCGATGCCACCGGCGAGCCGGTGCGCCCCAGCCCACTGGTGCAGGCGCTGCACCTCGACCACGCCTTGCAGCCCGCTGCCGATCCGCGCACGCCGCGCGAGGTTCTCGTGCAGCCCACCGCGTACCCAACGCCTTCGGGCGCGCTGCTGCCGCTGCAGAACATCTCGACCAGCGTGTACGAGGACCTGCGCCGTTGCCCCTATCGCTTCTTCGCATTGCGGCAACTGGGGCTGCGCAGCGCCGACGAGCTCGATGCCGAAATCGACAAGCGCGACTTCGGCAACTGGCTGCACGCCGTGCTGGGCCATTTCCACGAGGCGCTGCTCGAAACCCCGACGCAGGACGCGCAGGAGCGCGCAGCACTCATCGAAGCCGCTACCCAGCGTGCGACACAAGAACTCGGCCTGTCGGATGCCGAGTTCTTGCCATTCGCCGCCGCCTGGCCGGCGGTGCGCGACGGCTATCTGGCCTGGCTCGTCGGGCACGAGGCGACTGGAGCCGTCTTCGTCGAGGCCGAGCCCTGGAAAGAGCAGCCGCTGGGCGACCTGAGGCTGATCGGCCGGCTCGACCGCATCGATCGCGCCGCCGACGGTCAGGCCTTCGTGATCGACTACAAGACCGAATCCGCCACTGTTTCCAAGGAGCGCGTGAAGGATCCGACCGAGGACACGCAGCTCGCGTTCTACGCGGCCTTGGTGGCCGACGACACCTTGCGCGCAGCGTATGTGAACGTGGGCGAGAAGTCCTCCGGCACGCAGACTGTCGAGCAACCCGCGGTGGTGGAAGCAAGGGACGCGCTGGTGGCCGGCATCATCAGCGACTTCACCCGCATCGCGCAGGGCGCGGCGCTGCCGCCGCTGGGGGAGGGCGCGGTCTGCGACTACTGCGCCGCACGCGGCCTCTGCAGAAAAGACTTCTGGAGCGATGAGGCCCCCCGGCTTGCCACTGCGTGTGCTTCGCCACCCCCCGAGGGGGAGGCGCCTCCCCCTTGGGGCGGCCCGGCGGTTGGAGGCAATACGAAATGA